The sequence GGCAGCTGGTGGTTGGGCAAGGCGAAGATGCTGATGTCATCTCCTGTCACCCCATGATACCCtgatctgtttccccatctgctgAAACTCAAGCTGGGCGGATGGAGCAACTGTGCTTCCTGGGTTTACAGCTTCTCATTCCCAACGCTACCGGCTGGGACTGACTCACAACAGTGTCGGGCTGGTGTCGTTCGTACACCCTGCTCGACAGGTGGGGAATACCCACAGGTCTCCCGGAGCCAGAAGACTTCCTTGATCCCCtcagctggggctagaacccaggagtcctcactCACAACCTCCCATCTCacctactagaccccactcccctcccagagccagggagagaaccagGTATCCTGGTCCCAGGACGGGGTGCAAGAAGGGTCAAAGTTGGTCTCTCTCCCGCACCCCTGCCTTGACTGGTTCTCTAGCCTGGAGACGTGGCGTCGCTGGGACTCTCTGGAAACAGGGCAGGAGGGCGAGGCCAGATCATTTTGGTGACACGCCACGGCCCCAACCAAGGGTTTTAAATTCGCAAGGTTGGCTGCTTCCCCACTGTGACCTGTACTGACCATGACAGTCATGAATGGGGGgcagggtctagtgggttagtgtagtgagtgggatgggggagggcagggagtcaggactcctgggttctcctcaGAGCTCTggatggggagtggggtccaATGAGTTAAACCAGGGAGTCTGGACTCAGGGCCagttggggttgggggggctcagaTCTCAAAGGCATGTGGGGACAGGGGACAGAGgactctctctctttgtctgtaGCATCCACAAGTCTGACTGGGAACCAGTTTGGATAACTGGGCCAGCTTGTGGGAACTGGTCTGTGCTGTACCCAGAGGGAAGTGTCTTCCTCTCCTAGCTGGGAGCCTATAAACAGGCAGCTGCTGACAGTGTAAACTCTGCTGCGCTTCACCCCAACAGGCCTGGGGGTGGTGCAGACAGAGGTCATGCTGTCCTTGCTTATAACCCCTGTCTCTCTCCAGGGGCCCAGCGCCCCTGAGGGGTTAGCGCCCTCAGGGAGAAGAGATGATAGGGATGGGGTCTAGTGGTTTGGAGGGGgcatgggagccaggactcctgggttctatccctggttctggcaggggagtggggtctattgGGCACCTGCAGGGGGTTAGGCCAGATGACACTtacagtcccttctaaccctatgagtctatgatcatACCCTGGGGCAGTGGGTTCCCGTCTTCTCTGCGGTTCCTCCCAACTCCCTGATGCAATGCTAGGGGAACTGGTGCCAAACAGGAGCTTAGGGTGcagctgccccgcccctcccaaccTGTGGGCCCCACACCCAGTGCGTGTGGTGCTGATGCCTAGCTGGGCTTTCAGCCCTGCCTATGGTAAGTTTGCTCCCCACTGCAGTCGGGCATCTTCTCCTGGTGTTGCATGTGGGGAACGTGAGGCACCGACAGGGGAAGGGAGTCGGTGAGTCAGCCAGTCAGCCAATGACAGaatccaagagtcctggctcccacgcCCCCTCGAACCCACTCCCCAGGCTGCCTAGAGccggggacaggacccaggagtgCTGGCTCCTGGATTAAAGTTAGCATCATGCAGCCAGCTCTAGGGGGGGGTGACAGCAGCTATTTAACATTCTGACCCCGCCCACTGGTTCTctgtggctcctccccctccctgttgaCTCCTCCCCACTCGTCAGCGCCAGGTAGATGGGAGACCCCAGGGCAGTGTAACAGCCCCGCACGCACTCCCCCAGCTGAGGTGAGAATTGctctctgccccgccccccgccggcgCTATGCcttctgggagctgtagtccttTCCCTTTAGCTCCAGTGGGCAGCAGAACTACAGCCCCCACAATGCATCGCGCTCTCCCCGCGCCGGCGCCGcccctcatgggagttgtagttcctcCGGTCGCCTTTAGCGCAGTCCCTGGGGGGGTCCGAACTACAATTCCCACAATGCGCCGGGGCCGGACCCCGTTCaaggctcccccttcccccgttGCTCTTGCCCTTGGGCCTCTCCCGCGATGGCCGCCGCAgccggggggagctgccccgCCGAGTCGCTGGGCTATTGCCTGGCCCAGCTGCGGGGCGGGGCCGAgcccgggctgggccgggccctgCTGGCCCTGCGGACCCGGCACATCAAGCAGCCCGGCGGGATCGAGCGgttccgggcccgcggggggctggggcctctgctggggctcctggctggggcccTCCGGCCCCGCCGCACCCTCGACCTGGCCCTCAGCATCCTGGGCAACTGCTGCACCGAGGGGGGGAGCCGGGCCCAGGtgcgggagctgggggggatcccCTCGCTGGGTGAGTGACGCGGCGGGGAATCCCCGACGCGAAATGGTACGGTCCGGGGCCATCTGCCAGGCCTGGGGGTGCAGCCtgggtcttcccccccccccccgagccggaGTGGCACAGTCCAGGGTTACCCTGCTCTGGGTTTCCCCGAGCCGGAGTGGCACAGTCCAGGGTTACCCTGCTTCTGCCAGGCCTGGGGGTGAAGcctgggtctccccccccccccagccgaaaTGGTACTGTCTGTGGTGCCTTTGAGATGTAGTGGTATAGTCTGGGGTTACCCTGGAGGCCGGGCCAAAGTGGTACAGTCTGCGTTCTCCTTGAACTTGTTAGCCTGGAGGTGCAGCTTAAATCCCACCGGGCTGAAATGGGACTGTCCAgggtgcccctctcccccccccccccaaagtggcATGTTtcaggattctctgcacctgccAGGCTGGAGTTGAGTGTGATGTTCCCTGCCGAGCGCCCATGGCACAGTCCAGGGTTACCCTGCACCTGCCTGCCCTGAGAGTTAGCATCTGGGGCCCCTGTACTCCCCCATTGTGGAATTTGCCCCCCCCCATTTGTGCCGCAATAGTGCTATGCCTTGatttctcccttccctgggtatgGTGTGGCTTGGCATtccccccatgcatgcatgtgtCCCCATTGGTGGTACGGTCCTGTGCCCCCTCCATCTCTCCTTGAGGTGGAACTACATTGTGTTCTCATGTCCCTCTACTCCACCGCAGAGGCAGCTACATCTCAGCACCGGACAAGGGATcactgtataaacagcccccgggttccaccccagaggtggttgcatctCATTACTGGATGAGAGATCCCTGGATAAACAGCCCCTGTGATgcaccccagagatggctacaTCTCAGTTCTGTGCAAGGGATGATGCACTCACCATGGTTCACAGATGATTTCTCTCCCCAGTTATGATCCTGAAATCCCTTGGAGTCGAAAGTATCCACAACCGGACGGCACGGGCCCTGGGCAACCTGGCCATTGATGTAGAGAACCTGCAGGCTATCCATGATGCTGGTGAGTGGGGTCATGCCCCCCCTGCCAACCTGCgaaaggagggtgggggaagactGGGAACTGGGACTCTTGCCCCATAGTGGGGAGCCCCTCTGATCTTGCTAGCCGAAGGGTAGTACTGAGGCTCACCCCATACTGGGCATCCCCTGTGACCTGGGCTGGGATAATGGGAATCATTCCATACAGGGAGCTCCCCTCTTCTTCCTTGCATGGGGGTAATATTGGGGCTCACCCCCATACCGGGGAGTGCCCTGCTGACCTGGGGGATAATGGGGTTCACTCCTATATTGGGGAGCCCACTCTCTGATCCCTTGTGGGGTTCTCCCCATACCAGAGAGGAGCCATGTTGGGGTTCACCTCAATACTGGGGAGTCCCCTGCTGACCTGGGAGGGGGTGATTGGGGTTCATTCTCTGGGTTTGGGGCTCACTAACCccatttctctcttccccctccccccaggcgcGGTGGCACCCCTGGTACAAGTCCTTGCCAGCTCCCAGGACAGCGAGTGCCTACAGAGCATCATTCGGGCCCTGCGCAACCTGGGCGCCACCCCAGCGCACCGTCTGGCGCTGGCCCAGCAGGGCGCAGTGCGGGTCATCTCCGAGcgcctggctgccagccccgacGACCCCGCTCTGGCTGCTGCGGCTGCCCGGGCCCTGCTAGAGCTCACCAAGGGCTGCAGCCGGGACTGCGCCGAGCAGCTgagcctggggggcggggtggcGCCCCTGGTGGCGTTAGCCGGGCACAGCAAGCGGGCGGTGCGGGAGGCGGCCGTCTCGGCGCTGTCCAATCTCTGCCTGCAGGGGATGCTGCGGCCGGCGGTGGGCAATGCCGGGGGCGTGGCGGTGCTGGTTGGGGAGATCCGGCGCCGGCGCGGGGCGGGAGCCGCCGGCGCCATCCTGCAGCCCCTGGTCAGGGCGCTGTGCCTGCTATGCCGGGAGGCAATGAACCGCAGCCGGGTGCGGGAGGCCGGCGGGCTAGAGCTGCTGCTGGCGCTGCTGCAGGATGGGCGCCAGCGAGGCTGCCACGCCCGCGTGGTCGTGGCCTTCGTGGCCTTCTTCTACGACCAGGAGGCGCTGGAGGTGCTTCAGGCCGGCGGGCTGGTGGCCCTGCTGGTGGAGCGGCTGGTGGCCCAGGGCCAGTGGGCTGCGCGCTGCGAGGAGgaggacagggaagaggagggagacagCGAGGACGAGCGGGACGCTGCCTCCTTTGACTTCCCTCCCGAGGGGCGACGGGAGAGCGGGGCACCAGAAGGGGAGTCATCCAGCTTCCAGAGACTCAGGTGAGCATCTCTCCCGGTGCACTTGGGGCTCGCTTGAGGggttctcctccccactccctagtgcTCCCTGCCGGCCCCGGGGCTCCCCTGGTTTCCCCGCCCCCTGCTTGCTCCCGTGCTCCTGGCTCGCTAGCTCGTCTCCTTTCCCTGTTCCTGCTTGCTTGCTCTGGGCTCCCTtggttcccccttcctccctgcactcAGGACttgcttgacccccccccccccccccggctctcactccttccctctTGCCGCAGGTCCTGGCTGCTCTCCGAGGGTTACATTGCCAGTCCCGGCGACCTCTCCCCGCAGTGGTCCCCCGACggctccctcagccccaccctcgAGCTGCAGGACGACACGCCAGGGCCTGGCCGGCTGCCTGCGGGGCTCGGCTCGCCCACCTGCTTAGCTCCTCCGTCGCTGGATCTGGCTGCCAGGGTGCAGTGCTTGGCACCCGTGGCAGAGCCGGACTCAACCGTGGCTGATGGGAGCCATGTGGCAGAGACGCCAGGTGCTGAGGCACCAGTCGTGGCACGTTTGGCTACAGCCAGAGCTGACAGGCACCATCCAGCGGAGTTACTGCCAGGCACGGCACCAGATTTGGCTGCCAGGCACCATACAGCATTGCCAAATCCTGCCAGAACAGGTGACCACAGCGCAGCCCCCGTGGTGCTGCTGGCTACACCAAAGTCCACTGGGACCAAGAAAGACCATCCAGCACAGATTGCACCGGATGCTGCCGGCAGCGCCCGGAACCTGCAGGCTCAGTTGCTGCTGTCGGTGACCCCGAATGAGGAGCTCCCGCCAAACTTCGCTCTGACTGACCTGCAAAATCCAGCACGGTTCCCGGCTGCGGCAGCCACCGAAGAGTTGTGTCCAGGCATGCTGGTTCCAGCCGGGCCTGGCTGGCACGTCATGGCACCATCAGACGAGCCAGGCCCAGCGCTGGCACCACCAATTCCCGCTGGGGCAAGCCAGTCTGATCGGGCACCAGGCCCCTTTCCTGAGCATCTGCGTCCGGTGTCATCAATTCCCACCGGGGCCAGCCGATCTGATCGGGAACCAAGCCCCGTTCCTGAGCATCTGAATCCAGTGTCACCAATTCCCACTGGGACCAGCCAGTCTGATCGGGCACCAAGCCCTGTTCCTGAGCATCTCCGTCCGGTGTCACCAATTCCCACTGGGACCAGCCAGTCCGATCCGGCACCGAGCCCAATTTCCAAGGATCTACGTCTGGTTTCTCCGATTCCTACTGGGACTGAGCAGCGCCTCCTTGCCAATGACGTCCTGGAGCCCCAGCCCGCTGCTTTCTCCTCACGGCGCCGTGGCAAATCACGTCCCCATCCGGACGCGGCCGCCTGCACGCCGGCTCCGTTCCGGCGCCCGGGCGAGGTCCTGGCCCCGCAGTTcttgctgtggggtggggaggaggagctaTCGGCCCCCGAGGCGCCcgccctgctgctgctctcccgcTTCTCCCAGGCTGAggaccccagccgcagcctggTGACGGGCCCGGTGCTGCGGGGGCTGCTGGCCTATGTCACCGGAGCCCCCGCCCCGCTACCCCGCTGCCTGCGGCTGCTGCACCGGCTCACGTGCAACCCCGTCTGCCTGGAGGCCTTCGTGCGCTGCcacgccccctccctgctgcggGCCTGGCTGGTGCTGGGCGTGTCCCCAGAGGAGGCCGCCGCCGTGGGACAAGAGACCCCCAGAACTCCAGGCAGCAGGCACCGGCATGGCAGGAGGTTCAAGGAGTTGGGTGAGTCCTCCCCCATGCTGAGTCCCGGGGGATCCCCCTGCTGCGCCCCAGGGGTAGGTGagtgccccagtcctgggctgtgGGGGTCACCCTGCTGCATTACGGGACTCCCAGCATCCCAGTGTGAGAGCACTTTGTCCTCGGAGTATTGTGGTCCTCTCTCTGGTAGCCCTAATCCGGTGacgaccctcccccctccccccccactactgagggaactggggtttgctctaggtcagggatcggcaaccctcagcacgcggcccgtcagggaaagccgCCGGCAGGCGGGGACGCTTTGTTTACCCGCAGCGcgtgcaggttcagccaatcgcggctcccgctggccgtggttcgccgtgccaggccaatgggggctgcagaaagccacagccagcacctccatcggcccacgccacttcccgcagcccccattggcctggcacagcgaaccgctgccagtgggagccgtgatcggccgaacctggggacgctgcaggtaaacaaaccggcccggcccgccagccgctttccctgacgggccgcatgccgaaggttgccgatccctgctctaggtTAATGGGGTCTCCTGCTCCACACCTCAGGGTGAGCCTTGTACTTCCGCTGCCGGGTTCAAAGTGCCCTAGCTGTGTGGCGGGGCGTGGGGCTCGCCTGGGAATGCTGCATGGTGGGGGCTGGgcaccatggggtgggggggctttggAGGGATGCTGTGCCTCAGGAGCTGTCATCCCATggggtgttttttggggggggggctctgtgttgggggaggggccgggcgctgacgtgctgccccttccccaggcgAGACCCTGCTGTGCAATCTCTGCGTCCAGGCTGAGTCGGCCTTCGGGGCGGGCGTCCTCACCCACATGCTGCTCTCGGGCGCCGAGGCCGACCAAGTGGCTTgtgccatggccctgcccctcaTCTGCAggtgggtggtgctggggggggcggcggggtgAGTGGTGGGCGGGCGCTGATGTGGTGGTATTGGGGGGCTTAGGGGGCTcgttggggagggggctgggcccagctggtGGAAGGAGGCCATTCCGGGGGAGGTGGTGGGAATGGAGGTTGTGGGGCTGATCCAGGGAGATCCTGGGCccattgggtggggggaggttagGGGGCCGATCCGGGGACTgatccatttcctcctcccccccaggaaGAAGTCCCTCTGCCGGAGGCTGCTCCTGGAGCACTCTGGcctgcgcctcctgctggctgccttGACACGTGGTGCCGACCCGCCCTTCATCTTCTACGCTGTGGACTCgctctccctgctgctgggtgctgccgcccccctccctgccccgcccgcCCCCAAGCGCTCCCGGCTGGCAGCCTCCCCGACGTGCCCCTACGAGCGGCTGGTGAAGGCGGGCGGGGCGGACCTGCAGTTCCGGTTGGACTCGGGCGCCCTGGTGCTGGCCTCGCGCCAGGCCGCGTGCGCCGGCTCCGACGTCCTGCGGGCCATGCTGGCGGGCGGGTTTGCTGAGGCGCGCCAGGCCCTGGTGCCCATCCATGGGGTGGCGCCTGCCCCCTTTCTGGTGCTGACCCACTTCCTGCATGGCTGCCGGGGTGAGCCGTGCCCGGCCCTGGGGGGCCAGTTCCCACCCGCCGAGGGGGAGCTGGCGGAGCAGACGCTGGCGGTGGCCGAGCAGTTCCTGCTGCCCGAGCTGCAGGAGCTGGTAGAGGCGGCGTTGTGCCGGCAGTACCTGCGCCCTGGCGCCAGCCTGGACCAGCTGTACCGGCTCGGGGAGCGGCTTGGCCGGGGGCAGCTGCTGCGGCGCTGTGCCCGCTACGTCCTGCTGGGGGCGTCAGAGGAGCCCACCAGCCGAGCGGCCGCGCTGGCGCAGATCCTCCGAGTCACCAGTGACCCCAAGGGACTGGCCCAGGAGCTGCTGGCGGTTGCCATGGAGACGCCATGGGGAGTGGGCACTGATGGGACCTAGGCTagggggctggctgagggcactgcctgtgcccctctgggtgcggggctgggctTAGGGCACTCTCTGTACCCCTCTGGGTGGGGGAGTTTGGGAACAGAGGAGTTTGGAggtcagggagctgtgggggggactGAGGGGGAGAAATGGGGTCATGGAAAGATAAGGAATGGGGATATGGGACCCCGGTGGCGAGAGGAATCAGGGCAATGGGGACGAACCACGGCCCCCCAGGAAAGTTCGGTGAGTtgttctcccccgccccccaggccatGGCACAGGGTGGGAGCctgcctgcagcctcccccaAGGAAGGGATTGTGGTGTAGTGGGGGGGTGCCCCTACTTTTGCAGCACAGGGCACCCCAATTCCCCACCTGAGGCCATGGAGAGCAGTTTTGGGGGGGCCTTGACTGGAGGGGGGCTCAGTCCCTGATCTGCAGGGTACCCCTCAGTCACTGGGCAGGGTAGTGTGTGCTTTGTCTGCACAGAGAGATGCCCACACCTTTTTTTCTAGGTCCCAGGTAGGGCATCTCCGGGGGGTGCTCAGCGGTACCCCCCCATGCTGCGGGGAGCAGTGACAGGCGGCCGGAGGTGCTCAGCAGTGACAGGCGGCCAGGGGCGCTGCTTTCTGCTGGCGAGGGGATGGGTGTGGACGAGTGGAATGTATTGAATAAGCTATTGTACGTGGAGAAATACAGGCTGGGCTTCACCAtgtgcatgtgtctgtgtgtctTCATTCTGCGgcctccccagagctgggaagcgaacccaggagtcctggctcccagccccccctggggCTAGTCTCCCATCTGTGCTCCTcgctggggtgtggcaggggcagcagcagcatgtgatcccgccccggggggggggggggctgagctgaGCCTGTcggagctggctgggggtggggaggaggtggtgggttGAGGGGGAACCAGGCTGTGGAGTCCCTGCTTGGCGCTGGCTGCGCccccccttcctttctcctcccctccacagGAAACGCCTGCTGCTCAACTGCTTCcagatgggctgggggggggcgggaagggagggCTGCTTCCTGAGTGTGGGGCCTGGGATGTGtcatcctctcctcccccccccccccgcctctcctcTGTCCCCTGCCACTGGGAGCCCTCccagcctcttcctccccccctcctctgTCCCCTACCCCTGGGAGCcctcccagcctctcctccttttccccccccccagcctctcctccccccaacctctcctCTGTCCCCTACCCCTGGGAGCCTCCCcagcctctcttccttcccccccccagcctctcctccatcccctgcccctgGGAGCCCCC is a genomic window of Malaclemys terrapin pileata isolate rMalTer1 chromosome 4, rMalTer1.hap1, whole genome shotgun sequence containing:
- the ARMC5 gene encoding armadillo repeat-containing protein 5 isoform X2: MILKSLGVESIHNRTARALGNLAIDVENLQAIHDAGAVAPLVQVLASSQDSECLQSIIRALRNLGATPAHRLALAQQGAVRVISERLAASPDDPALAAAAARALLELTKGCSRDCAEQLSLGGGVAPLVALAGHSKRAVREAAVSALSNLCLQGMLRPAVGNAGGVAVLVGEIRRRRGAGAAGAILQPLVRALCLLCREAMNRSRVREAGGLELLLALLQDGRQRGCHARVVVAFVAFFYDQEALEVLQAGGLVALLVERLVAQGQWAARCEEEDREEEGDSEDERDAASFDFPPEGRRESGAPEGESSSFQRLRSWLLSEGYIASPGDLSPQWSPDGSLSPTLELQDDTPGPGRLPAGLGSPTCLAPPSLDLAARVQCLAPVAEPDSTVADGSHVAETPGAEAPVVARLATARADRHHPAELLPGTAPDLAARHHTALPNPARTGDHSAAPVVLLATPKSTGTKKDHPAQIAPDAAGSARNLQAQLLLSVTPNEELPPNFALTDLQNPARFPAAAATEELCPGMLVPAGPGWHVMAPSDEPGPALAPPIPAGASQSDRAPGPFPEHLRPVSSIPTGASRSDREPSPVPEHLNPVSPIPTGTSQSDRAPSPVPEHLRPVSPIPTGTSQSDPAPSPISKDLRLVSPIPTGTEQRLLANDVLEPQPAAFSSRRRGKSRPHPDAAACTPAPFRRPGEVLAPQFLLWGGEEELSAPEAPALLLLSRFSQAEDPSRSLVTGPVLRGLLAYVTGAPAPLPRCLRLLHRLTCNPVCLEAFVRCHAPSLLRAWLVLGVSPEEAAAVGQETPRTPGSRHRHGRRFKELGETLLCNLCVQAESAFGAGVLTHMLLSGAEADQVACAMALPLICRKKSLCRRLLLEHSGLRLLLAALTRGADPPFIFYAVDSLSLLLGAAAPLPAPPAPKRSRLAASPTCPYERLVKAGGADLQFRLDSGALVLASRQAACAGSDVLRAMLAGGFAEARQALVPIHGVAPAPFLVLTHFLHGCRGEPCPALGGQFPPAEGELAEQTLAVAEQFLLPELQELVEAALCRQYLRPGASLDQLYRLGERLGRGQLLRRCARYVLLGASEEPTSRAAALAQILRVTSDPKGLAQELLAVAMETPWGVGTDGT
- the ARMC5 gene encoding armadillo repeat-containing protein 5 isoform X1; translated protein: MAAAAGGSCPAESLGYCLAQLRGGAEPGLGRALLALRTRHIKQPGGIERFRARGGLGPLLGLLAGALRPRRTLDLALSILGNCCTEGGSRAQVRELGGIPSLVMILKSLGVESIHNRTARALGNLAIDVENLQAIHDAGAVAPLVQVLASSQDSECLQSIIRALRNLGATPAHRLALAQQGAVRVISERLAASPDDPALAAAAARALLELTKGCSRDCAEQLSLGGGVAPLVALAGHSKRAVREAAVSALSNLCLQGMLRPAVGNAGGVAVLVGEIRRRRGAGAAGAILQPLVRALCLLCREAMNRSRVREAGGLELLLALLQDGRQRGCHARVVVAFVAFFYDQEALEVLQAGGLVALLVERLVAQGQWAARCEEEDREEEGDSEDERDAASFDFPPEGRRESGAPEGESSSFQRLRSWLLSEGYIASPGDLSPQWSPDGSLSPTLELQDDTPGPGRLPAGLGSPTCLAPPSLDLAARVQCLAPVAEPDSTVADGSHVAETPGAEAPVVARLATARADRHHPAELLPGTAPDLAARHHTALPNPARTGDHSAAPVVLLATPKSTGTKKDHPAQIAPDAAGSARNLQAQLLLSVTPNEELPPNFALTDLQNPARFPAAAATEELCPGMLVPAGPGWHVMAPSDEPGPALAPPIPAGASQSDRAPGPFPEHLRPVSSIPTGASRSDREPSPVPEHLNPVSPIPTGTSQSDRAPSPVPEHLRPVSPIPTGTSQSDPAPSPISKDLRLVSPIPTGTEQRLLANDVLEPQPAAFSSRRRGKSRPHPDAAACTPAPFRRPGEVLAPQFLLWGGEEELSAPEAPALLLLSRFSQAEDPSRSLVTGPVLRGLLAYVTGAPAPLPRCLRLLHRLTCNPVCLEAFVRCHAPSLLRAWLVLGVSPEEAAAVGQETPRTPGSRHRHGRRFKELGETLLCNLCVQAESAFGAGVLTHMLLSGAEADQVACAMALPLICRKKSLCRRLLLEHSGLRLLLAALTRGADPPFIFYAVDSLSLLLGAAAPLPAPPAPKRSRLAASPTCPYERLVKAGGADLQFRLDSGALVLASRQAACAGSDVLRAMLAGGFAEARQALVPIHGVAPAPFLVLTHFLHGCRGEPCPALGGQFPPAEGELAEQTLAVAEQFLLPELQELVEAALCRQYLRPGASLDQLYRLGERLGRGQLLRRCARYVLLGASEEPTSRAAALAQILRVTSDPKGLAQELLAVAMETPWGVGTDGT